A segment of the Lycium ferocissimum isolate CSIRO_LF1 chromosome 5, AGI_CSIRO_Lferr_CH_V1, whole genome shotgun sequence genome:
ACCATTATTTCCGACTTCAAGCTCGCTGGAAAATCAAATCGTCTCAATTCCGTCCGATAATGGTGGGTGGTCGGTGACCCAACAACaagcaaaaatgaaaaagaagagagaaaaataatacACACACTATTTAAATATAACGAAAATATAATGAATACACTTTCTTTGCCACCTCAGTATTTAGGGAGTAATATATTCCACTTTTAAAATGttcagggggtaataggaccctcGCAAAGGTATGGTGTGTAGTtgagattttggtcaaacgttgagGGCTcatttggccattttctacgGAGAGACTCTACTGTGCTATCATTTTCGTTGCTATATATAGGATAAGAATAATTTTTCGAGACAAGATACgatattattttatcccatGTTTGATAGTAGATGGAGTAATTAATTAGTCCCATATAAAAGACGGGATAAAATTATCCTATGAAATATTCTTGCTTATCCCATCCACATACCAAACGACTTATAACTTCCGGCTACCAGAGTGAAAGTCGAACGTGCTGGGCCAAAATCAGGTCCGTTAGTTGGCTAAATATACTCCGTCAGTTGGCTAAATATACTATGTGATCATGCTATACTTGAATGGTGAACTTTTATTTagaataagaaaattaaaaaagaataagcTGAGTTTTTGTTGATTTTCGCCAAAATTTCCATGTTCTTGGTACCCTTCTTTTCGCAAATCAATGTAACTTACGGCATGGGAACTCCTTTAGAAATATAATCTTCTTGACAAGGAACAATTTAAGAAACTCATAATGTCCCACTGCTTTCTCCTTGAAATcagttcatatcataggattgCGAAAAAAGCATACGGTATTTCAAGTTTGATATTCAATAATTCGAAGGTTATGCTAATGGATGAGAAAATAGAGGTGGTGAAGGAAGTCATAATGGGAATTAGTTAAGGATttaggttatatatatatatatatacgatgaaCGTGTAGAGATGTTTTAcattattttaataatattaacTATATAGTAAGTTATTAATTACTCTATTTTTATGAAACAATATCAGAATGGCTATGACGAATTACCTTTAATTGTGCAAAAACTTAAGCTGatgatataaaaaaattatgtgttgCCATTGCACGGAACTTAAACTCAATAGTTAAATTGATGAATGATATTTTGGATTATTTGGTTGTATATTATCACCGTGCTTTTTTACTAACGTGATGCTTATATATGGTATTCCGTTATATTTCGGAAACGTGCAAAAGAGAAAACGTTTCTGTGAAGTTGTTCAACATGCACATGGCCCGACAGACATGTAAAAATAATGGCGTGCCTGGATTTCAAGAACGTGCtgtattaatataaaaaaactgAGTGAAAAGCATGGCGGGCTGGCTCATggccattttttaaaagcattATCAGCCACCTTAATGCTGTCGGAATGGAATCTCCAACGCCCCGAAGTGCCACGtgtataaataacttaaaatctcaCTTTCAATGGAAGCTTCATTCTACCCCTGGGCCCTCATTCATAAttcaatgtctttgaaatctaaTCTAAAGTTTTCACGAACCTAGCTAAGCACAACATCAAATATTCTCCTACTTTCGTCGTTTCCTCAGTCATTCATTACCTACTACCCCACTAATTAAGCATCATTAGCTGCGCACACGTTAGTTCAAAGGTCCCAGCCCAAAAATTAGTTCTTGAACTAGCTCCATACTCTTATCACAAGTAAGAGGTCAGAAATGTTCTTGTTTCTGATTAATTTCGTTCTCTTCTTTGCTAACGTGGTAGCGGTCTTTTCGGCCTCATTGCCTCAAGATGCTGTTCATCTACTCGGGTTTCGGAGCAGTCTTCCAGAGCCCTCACAACAATTACTCCCTTGGTATCAGTCTGTTTCACACTGCCAATGGAAGGGTGTTTCCTGCTATTCAGACAGAAATTCTCATGTCGAATCATTGAATGTCAGTGACTTCCTTCTATCTGGAACCTTGGAGAAGGCCTTTCCCAATTTTTGCCGTCTTCCTCACTTGGTCTTCCTTGATCTCAGTGGCAACCATTTCACTGGTGGCATCCCCGTTATGCTTGCTAACTGCAGCCAACTTGAGACAATTCTCCTCAACGACAACAGATTTTCAGGATTCATCCCACCAGAGATTTTCAAATCAAGCAAGCTTTTAAAACTTGATTTGGGTTACAATCAGCTCAATGGCACCATTCCTTCTGAGGTAGGCCTTTCTACAAACCTTCAATTTCTCGGATTGTGGGACAACTCCCTTAGTGGAAACATTCCAAAAGAGCTATTCGATTTGCCAAACTTGACACATCTCGAACTCCACACGAACGATCTGACAGGACCTCTGCCCGACTTCCCATCCTCGTGTTCAATTTCCAGGCtttctatttttgagaaccatttCTCAGGTTCTTTGCCAGTTACCCTCGGCAATTGTCACAACCTTACTACATTCTATGCATCATCTGCTCATCTCGGAGGAGTTATTTCCCCAGAGGTCTTTAGGGGCCTTTCAAATCTCCAATCTctatatttagatgataaccACTTTGAAGGGGAAATTCCCGAGACCTTATGGAATGAGAGATTAGAAAAGTTAGTTCTTTCCTTGAATAAGTTTAATGGAAGCATATCCGAAAAGATTGGTGGTTGTCCTCAGATAAATTACATTGATTTGTCAGTTAACAAATTAACTGGTCAGATTCCCAGGTCGGTTGGGCGTCTGAAGAATTTGAACAAGCTTCTTTTGTATGCTAACATGCTTAGTGGTTCATTACCAGCAGAATTTGGAAACTGCACTTCTCTTGATGAAATCAATCTGTTCAATAACTTCATCGGTGGGGAAATTCCTCAAGAGCTCTGCAATCTTCATGCCTTGATAAAATTTAATGTGTACGAAAATCAAATTCAGGGCCCTATTTCAGAATGCATAGGGAGAATGAGTGGAGTGGAGGAGCTAGGCCTTTATCGGAACCGATTGACTGGCAGGATACCACCTGGAATTACAAATATGACGAAACTTGCATATCTTGGTTTGGCTCAGAATAACCTTACCGGGGAGGTACCACCTGATCtcggaaaaaataatttccctGGCTTAGTTAGGGTTGATTTAGGTTACAATAACTTCAGCGGACAGATTCCTTCCGAACTATGCAATGGCAACAGGCTTGCAGTCCTGGTTCTTGAAAACAACAGTTTCAGTGGCAGCTTCCCAGCATATCTAGCAAAATGCAAATCTGTATATAGGGTAAAACTTCTCAACAACAATCTGCAGGGGAGTATTCCTGACGACATTGAAAAGAATGAGAACATTTCTTACTTGAATGTTCGAGGAAATATGCTTGCAGGAAGGATTCCAGCAGCATTTGGTTATTGGACCAATCTTTCAACAGTTGATCTTTCAGAAAATATGTTTTCTGGCTCCATACCTGCCGAATTTGGGAAGCTGCAAAATCTTGAAAGACTGAGCATTTCTTCAAACAGACTGACAGGACAAATTCCTCTTCAGTTGAGTTACTCTGCAAAACTGGAAGAGTTGGATCTCAGCAACAACAGTCTTTCCGGAAGAATTCCAAAAGAAATTGCATCATCTTCAGTATTGACAAAACTTCTACTCCAGGACAACAAACTTTCTGGTACTCTTCCAGACACTTTCTCCTCCTCACAAAAGCTTGTAAAGCTGCAGCTTGGGGACAACTTGCTCGAAGGCCCAATTCCATGCAGTCTGAGTAAACTTAGGCAACCTAATTTTGCACTCAATGTGAGCATGAATAAGCTCAGTGGTCAAATTCCTAGGTGTCTGAGCAATCTAGACAACTTAGAAATCCTTGATATATCAAGCAACAACTTGTCTGGTGCAATACCATCAGAAATGGACAAGATGAGGTCCCTTTCGACTCTCAACATATCATTTAATAGCTTGTCAGGGAAGATACCCAATACATGGGAAAAACTATTACGTTCACATCCAGGATCAGCCCTGGGAAATCCAGGACTCTGCTTACCAGGAATGGAAGGTAGTAACTGCAAGCATGTGACAAAATCACATTTGAAATGGAAGATTTTAGCTGGTATAATCAGTGGATGTGTGCTTTCCATGGCAATTATAGTTACTGCAATTTACTTAGTAGTGACTCGGTCCCTGCTGAATAAGCATCGGCTCGTCAAGTGTCTGTCTGGAATTGAAGATCTGCCTGATCGTATAAATTTTGAGGACATTGTACATGCAACAGAAGGCTGGAGCGAAAAATATGTTATTGGAAGAGGCAAGCATGGAACTGTTTATAAGATGGTATCTGCAAAATCCAACAAGCTTTGGGCTGTCAAGAAGGTTGACTTAGCTCAGAGAGCATTCAACGATGAAATGAGAAGCCTAAATTCTGTCAGACATCGCAATTTGGTGAGATTGGGAGGATACTGCACCAGACATGGATATGGATTCATTCTAACAGAATTTATCCCTGGAGGGACTCTTCATGATGTCCTTCACCAGAGAAAACCATCTGTAGTCCTGGACTGGGAGTCCCGCCATCGAATTGCTCTTGGAATCGCTCAAGGTCTGTCATACCTTCATCATGATTCGGTCCCTCAAATCATTCACAGAGATCTCAAATCAGATAATGTAATGCTGGATTCCGAGATGGAGCCAAAGATTGGAGACTTCGGGATTGCTAAAATACTATCAGATTCTGATGAAAACTCGACAAACTCTAAAATTGTTGGGACCCTCGGATACATTGCTCCAGGTTAGACACCCGTTACTATGCTAGTTTTCAGTATAATGCAGTTGACAGACTACTTTGTTTAACTAATAAGTTCTAATACTTTCTCCCCTGGCCCCTCTCCCTCTCCTCGTCCCTCCATCAATTCAGAGAATGCATACTCAGTTCGATTGACAGAGAAAAGTGATGTCTATAGCTATGGAGTTCTTCTATTGGAGCTCTTCTGCAGAAAAATGCCAGTAGACCCCAGCTTTGAAGAAGGATTAGACATTGTTTTCTGGGTGAGGAAGAACTTGCAGAGAAGCAacaatttcctttgttttcttgatgaaGAAATTAGTCTCTGGGATGTAGAAGAACAATGGAAGGCCCTGAAAATAGTGGATTTGGCGCTTCAATGTGCTCAACTCGAGGCAAGCACCAGGCCAGCAATGAGGGATGTAGTAAGGTCTCTTGTCGAGTTAAATCATAGATGTAAAGTGAAGAAATGAAGCTTTTAGCTGTGAAAACCGTGTTCATAGTTTCGAAATTCCAATATAATCATGTTCCTGGTTGATTCAGTTTAACTTTCTGAAATCTAATGCAACAACATAGACTAAAAATGCATGATGTTTCGTATATGGATGTAGATTTTTTGGCAAAAGCAGTTTTTGCCTTCTAGCGATAGCCCTTTTCATCACGGGTCACTGTCCCAAATCAATTTTTGTCCAATTACTTTCTCCAGCTGCTCCAAAATTTGAACAGCTTCCAGGTTTTCAAAATTAATAAGAGTGAGAAGGAACAATGCTCTGCTACTAGCTAATCCTGATCTTATGTATTATGAGATTACAGATTATAAAAGAAACTCAAAGTATACCAAGCCGCAACCACCCCCGCCCCCCCAACACCCccacccaaaaagaaaaagcaacaCAATCAGCAGAAAAAGATAAGCTTCCGTTGGACTTGGTCATACTAATGAGTAATGATGGCTCCTGCTGAATGCAAGAATAGATGACTCCGGCTTAACGGTCTTCTTGTGTTCCAAACTTCCAGTGACTGAATTATCTTCATAAAAGAAAATCATAGAAGATATGATGAATAGAAAATGCTTGTAACAGTCATTGCAGTTCATGCGAATACAGATGTTAGATAAGGTAGTGATACCTCAGGTATGAGTACCACAAGATATCTAACAAGACTTGACATAGGAATGGCAAATCATATAGGAAAATCAGATCAGGAAAGTACAATAATAGTCCTTGGAGAATTAAAAAATCGGTAGAAAGGAAATATGCAAGAGGTGCAAGAATAAACTGGCAGGTAGCAAGTGACAAATAGATGAAAGACATACCTCAGTTACGAAAACTACAAGACCAAAGCATAATACAAGGGCCACCTAATCAATTATCAGAGCCTAAAAACCCAACTAAAATATTCCCGATTCCTGTtctgatattttttatttagttgattTGGATGTGCATTATAAGTCAATCCCCATAAGATTTTGACTACTATTCACGTTAAAATATTCACCAGAATTTTGCATTGGCCATATTCACAAAGGCAACACCACATATGCTGACAAGTATCAGACTTCTAGTAATAGAGCTTCCATTCTGAGTCAGATCCACAAAATTCCCAAGCTTCTTCTCTTAGCAGGTCCACTTTTGTGCCTACGAATTTGCGACGAACTCCAGGCATTTGGTGCTTGCTCTAATACCTAAGCTAGTGCAAGCagctcaaaaaaagaaaaaaaagaaaaaaacaacagTAACCACGTTACAGAATAGCTAGGATAAGCGAAAAccaaagttgaagaagaaaaatttctgCCTAATTTCTCTCAACAGACAAGGTGCTGATTTCTCAAAAAGAGCTGATCATATTCTACATCCAATCACATTGCTGAAGTTAGAGTACAGATAAATGCTTGAAAACCCTAGTGTCCAAAGATAAGGTCCCTAGAAACAAGAAGTTATAGAAAGGCTCCAAGAAAAAAGTACAACATACTGAAAAGCTTCTCGAAATAGCCTCAAGGTCAAATATTAAAACAAGGTTACACTTGTCTGCTTCCTACAGCCAATAAAAGCAGGGCTCAGGAGTTTGTCTACCATGAATAGAGCTTAAGAATTCAAAGAACTACTCCATTACGGGCTATGTTACCTACCGCTAACTTGATTAGATTGATAGCTCAATGCACATAGACATGGTGTTCTTGGGTATTGAATACTTAAGACCTGCTAAATTGAAGAATAATTCATTAATATACATGGTATATGGACTGAGGCGCACTAGCACGGAGCACCAGGAATTCATCTTCAATGAAAGTAAAGATTACCATTAGGAGCCTCAATCACATTATAAAgaactttattttaaaacattATAAAGAATTAGATCTCTAACGGATGCCAATCTTTTTTATTAGCACTAAATAAAGCAAACTTTTGCAAAAAGCTCGAGTTATATAACTTGTTTACATTTCCTTCAAAAGAATTATTCCAACCAATCATGATAATGATAAATATCTCTCTACATAGATATCTCAATGCAACATATCTTTTGTCATTTAATTGTACTCACGTTAATGAATTACAGACAATCTATAATATGTTCCTTACCACTTCTTTTTCCTCACTCTTTTTGTCAGTCAATTGTGTTATACATGACAAGGCAACAACATTAAAGGACAATATGATACACGAGCTTTTGCATATGACGAAGGACCAATGCCTAGTTGGTGAGATAAAAAAACCAACTAAACCTATTCTCCGCAGCTTATTGAACTCCATTGCCCCCATAATGGACACTCAATAAAAGTCAGGAAATGTGTCCTCTCAGCAATCTCAGTTCTTCTTTCaaaagtaaaaatgaaatttgagaaaaacaaTTAACTAGACTAACAAGTACACATAGATAACAGCATAATCATTTACTCACAAACATGATTGAGGAGTAGACATCTTAGGAAAAGCAATAGTCCGTTCCCCACTGGACGTGGCATCTTTTATAATCCTAATTCAGTATACTGAGTATTAAGTTACCAAGTCTACCAGATGAGTCCAAACTTGGAGATGTCCAGAGGTTTCTTAATTGTTTAACCAGCTGATTAGTGAAAGAACAAGCAATGAATAAAGAGACGTATGTTATGAACCTTTAGCACGCAAGAGATTGCAGCAATATTAAACTTCAGTCAGAGTCATAAAAAGCCatatattttggttgtttttccACTTGCTTTGCTGcttcaaaattcttttaaatattCAAGAGctaatatagatatatataaatcCCTTTCACCTAAACATTCAACATCAAGCCATctcagaatcatcatatgcagagaaaaataaaagtaagatCAACAGAgagataaagcccttctcattGAAATTGCAGAAAACTCAAATAAATATACTCCGGCAacatcaaattttgaaattctAAGATAATAAAGGGGCTGTCCGCTCATTAAAAAACTAACATTGCCCTTGAACAGATAGTGAAATTAGGAACAGCGTCGTACCTGTTGATTGATGGGAGCAATAGCAACTACAACTCATTTGAGACAAATCATTTCTGAACATGATAAAATAGATTGGATGTCATATAATTTTGTAAACTTCTTTTAACTTTTGTTTTCCAATTTAATTGTGGATGACTGATGAATTCAGGGGCGGAGGGAGGAAGTGCCGAGGGGTTCGAACCTTCGGCGGAAAATTACAccatttatatatgtttaaaattattttacatatatatatatatattggtgtgtcttttttatattttgaacccctgactgaaattctggctccgccgcTGGCGCTGATGAGGGGAAAATCAAACATGCCGGTAAATTGGAGGAAAGAGGGGCAACAACCCTACAGGCTACAACTAGAATCCTAAGATGGAACTTGGGTGCAGCCATGCACAAGGGGCAAATATATCGTGTAAATTCCTAGTTTCTTTTATTACTCATAAAACCTCGATTTTGAACCTCGACCTTACCGCTTTTGACGAAAGTTTCTCTTTGGACGTAATAGAAAAAATGTTGCCTCTAACATTTTCTGTACTGGTTATCCAAAATTGTTGGTGATTAATAAAGTAGGTATAGAATTTGTAGATCAGGTTTAAATTCAAATTCCAACGTAAAAGACACAAAAGTAATTTTGTTTTAACGGAACAGGGTCAGATCTCTTATTCGACTATGCGATATTACGCGCCGTTTATATGATGTTCCAGACATGTTCTTACCGTTATGTTTTGAACCTACTCGTGTCCTTGGTTTCACGAAAATATACTCGTATCCTTGGTTTCACGAAAATATACTGGAGGGCAGATTTGTTCTGTTTTGCATAGTATAGGGCCatgttaaatatattaaaattcatgaatattatggcacaaaaaataataatatggcACAAAATATCATTGCATTCCAAAACGTGAAAAACATTTGCAATTACAATCTATCTACCATCACATTGCATCTAAATTTACAATAAAAAGATCAAAGGCAATTACATTCATCTTTTAAAGTCTCTCCCTCATAACATGTAACTAAACACAAATCAAACAAGACAACCCaataacaccccccccccctcataTTCTCAAGTCTTTCATTAATAGAAGAAGAAGCCTCGACTTCAGCAACAATTTGGTTAAAATCCTCATTATCAGTAGTAGAAGAATTTGCCTCAAACTCAATCACTGCTTCCTTTAAAGTTTCAAGctttattttttccttcaaaagatTGTTTTCACTAATAAGAGCACCATTTTCCCTTTTCAAAAGATTGTTTTCACTAACGAGAacatcctttttatttttcaatttgtttatcACCTGAATGGTTCTTTCTAGACATTTTTCGTCTACCCAGTCCCGATATCTACAAGATCATACATGCAACAAAAATCACAAGGAAATAGATTTGTTGCAACAAAAcataaacatttaaaaaaatatatatatatagatctgccgcaaaaaaaaaatcacaaggaaaAAAAGATAACTTACATCAGACTTATGATACTTGAAAAACGTCTCCCAGAACTATTTGGAGTCCATAATGTGAGATGGAGCGCATCAACTCCACATCCACAAACCCTTCCACGGCTATTTGAAGAACTCGAAGCTTCTGACATTTCATaagcaactgaaagaataaGAGCACAAAGTGCGGAGTTGCACGATAAGTGTGGAGTTTCAAAATGCAGTATCAAAAAAACATTGGCTAGCATAAAgtgcaatataaaaaataaaaataaaataaaaaaaatctgagAATTGTTGGTACAATATTTAGTTCAAGGAACTTCAATGGATCAAATATGCCCCTATACTATGCGAAACTGAACAAATATGctcttcaatacattttttcGGGTTTCCGTTAAATGAAGGGCACGAGTAGATCCAAAACATAATGGTAAGAGCACATCTGGGACAACGTTTAACCAACGGGTAAAAGCGCGTAATATTGTATGGTCCACGGCATAtctggcccttttccgtttttttttatttgtctaaATTTCGGTGGACAAGAGTCACCTTGTGGTTTAGTAGAGATAGCTTGATAGAATAGTCGGGTGTGACAAACTAGTTCAAACAATGTAAGCTTTTTTCGGTTAATTCATATTGTAGTTTTACTTATGGGACATCTACGTTTTGCGCTCATGTAACCCAAAATTAGTTGAAAAAAGCTAGATTTATCCAAGTACATGAGAATTTACCTAGTTCATGCATGTATTAGAAAATTAATGCCAATTGATGCACACATGCTTTTATTCATGAAGTAGAGAATAGAAAATCTAGAATTAAattatgatacatatatatatatgtactagaACAAGTACATGTTGGAAGAGTTTTTATAAATACCTAGGCactataatattttatgtaagccaagttgatcaaaaaatatttcctcCGCTATCTGTAAGAAAGAATTTGAGTGACACAGCGTGCAAGAATTTGAGTGACACAGCGTGCTTCTCCTCCCTAATATTCCAACAAAACTTACCCGAAAAATactcattttaaaaataaatattgagtATCTAGATtctgtaaataattttataactcAACTCTGTAAGTATATAAGCATTACATATATagcaaaaacaaagaagaggTTAAAGGTTTAGTGGGAACTTGCCATAAAGAAGCAGATTTTATATGCAAACTGACACTCTTTTAACTTAGTAGTAGTAGTACGATTTTGCAAAAGCCAACCATCTTATTTAGATATTCTCCCACGAAACATCTTTAATCCCTGGGAATATTATAGCACATATTTGTCAGGTAAAAAGACTTACTAGGGTTAAGtaattaaatgaataaaaatacaTGTTAATTAATCATGGTTAAGTAAAAGAACTCTGTCTTCAAATATATGACATACATGTATTGACTTGGTGCAAACACCATGTACTGATAAGTTTTAACCTATTTGTCAATTATGTTTGATGTGATAACGTATCATATATAACGTAATATGACAAAAATAACACATCACATTATCAACAAAGTGGCAACTGAGGTCTACTACCAAAAAGAAATCCACACCTCAATGATAATGGGAAGGACAATCTGAAAGCGAGGCCTCTTTGGACAACCAGATCAAAAAGAGGTTTTTTTTTAGTCATTCAACTTGTTAATTGCGTAAAATTATCAAATTTACTTTGTTTAATCACTCACTTTcactttattttatataatattattcTTGTAATTTTCCGGTCAATTTCATTGGGAATACAACcatttggttaaaaaaaattatcttaaagTTAAAGAGCTTCATTACCCAAATAAATTACTCATGTAGTCATTCCCACAATCCAACCCATGAGATTAAAACCCAAAGTCCCCAACCCCCTGCAATAAGCTACAAATTCCCCTAGACAGTTTACGGGTGAAAAGATCTAAGTTATATAAGCTGACAATATAAATTCACAATACCGGTAATTTAATCgataatatattattttatttttcatgtacCGATATCATGCCTACCATGAAAAGTTACCTTTATTTGTACGTCAACTTAAGTAGTAAATCTCTATATACTATCATTGTACAAAATTGAACTCATTTGTTAATTGGATGAATGGTTTTTAGTTGACCGTGCTTTTCACTCAAGTGGTGTATGATACTATTTCGGAAATGAGAAGTTGGTCCAGACGCAATAGCGGCCACTTGGTAGTGGGTAGTCCTAGTCTTAAGTGGCGTCTCTCTTGAGTGGGTTGGAGACCTGAAATATAGACTCAACATGCTTATCCCCGACAGCCATATAAAAATGATCCCCTACATGGATCTCAAGAACCTgctatattatataaaaatgagtgaaaagcATGGGGCTGCCCCTCATGGTCATGGCCATTTTTCAAGCCCCTTTTATGGAAGGGAATCTCCAACGCCCCATGTATTGAAATAACTACAACTAAATACTTCGCTTTCAATTGAAGCTTCATTCCACCTTTCGTTCATAATTATTGACCTTTGAAATCTAATCTAAAATAATTCTCAAAAACCAACCAAAGCACTACTTAAAATATTCTCCTATTTTCGTCGTTTGCTCAGACATTCATTACCTACTACCGGAATAAGCATCATTAACTGCCGTGTCTTGAAATAACAGGCTCTTAACTTAGACGTAAACAACAGTCTCAGGTCCCAGCCCAAAATTAGTTCTTAAACTAGCTCCTTACTCTACCGCATTAGGTGCTAACTGGATGCAGCTTCTTTAAGGAAGTGTTTAAGAGGTCAGAatgttcttgtttcttgttcatTTTTTCACCTTCTTTGCCAGCATTTTAGCAGTCTTTTCGGCCTCATTGCCTCAAGATGCTGTTCATCTATTTGGTTTTCGAAGCAGTCTTCCAGAGCCCTCTCAACAACTGCTTCCTTGGAATCAGTCTGTCTTACACTGCCAATGGAAAGGTGTTTCCTGCTATTCAGACAGAACTACTCATATCGAATCATTGAATTTCAGAGACTTCCTTCTATCTGGAACCTTGGA
Coding sequences within it:
- the LOC132056336 gene encoding leucine-rich repeat receptor-like protein kinase PEPR1, translating into MFLFLINFVLFFANVVAVFSASLPQDAVHLLGFRSSLPEPSQQLLPWYQSVSHCQWKGVSCYSDRNSHVESLNVSDFLLSGTLEKAFPNFCRLPHLVFLDLSGNHFTGGIPVMLANCSQLETILLNDNRFSGFIPPEIFKSSKLLKLDLGYNQLNGTIPSEVGLSTNLQFLGLWDNSLSGNIPKELFDLPNLTHLELHTNDLTGPLPDFPSSCSISRLSIFENHFSGSLPVTLGNCHNLTTFYASSAHLGGVISPEVFRGLSNLQSLYLDDNHFEGEIPETLWNERLEKLVLSLNKFNGSISEKIGGCPQINYIDLSVNKLTGQIPRSVGRLKNLNKLLLYANMLSGSLPAEFGNCTSLDEINLFNNFIGGEIPQELCNLHALIKFNVYENQIQGPISECIGRMSGVEELGLYRNRLTGRIPPGITNMTKLAYLGLAQNNLTGEVPPDLGKNNFPGLVRVDLGYNNFSGQIPSELCNGNRLAVLVLENNSFSGSFPAYLAKCKSVYRVKLLNNNLQGSIPDDIEKNENISYLNVRGNMLAGRIPAAFGYWTNLSTVDLSENMFSGSIPAEFGKLQNLERLSISSNRLTGQIPLQLSYSAKLEELDLSNNSLSGRIPKEIASSSVLTKLLLQDNKLSGTLPDTFSSSQKLVKLQLGDNLLEGPIPCSLSKLRQPNFALNVSMNKLSGQIPRCLSNLDNLEILDISSNNLSGAIPSEMDKMRSLSTLNISFNSLSGKIPNTWEKLLRSHPGSALGNPGLCLPGMEGSNCKHVTKSHLKWKILAGIISGCVLSMAIIVTAIYLVVTRSLLNKHRLVKCLSGIEDLPDRINFEDIVHATEGWSEKYVIGRGKHGTVYKMVSAKSNKLWAVKKVDLAQRAFNDEMRSLNSVRHRNLVRLGGYCTRHGYGFILTEFIPGGTLHDVLHQRKPSVVLDWESRHRIALGIAQGLSYLHHDSVPQIIHRDLKSDNVMLDSEMEPKIGDFGIAKILSDSDENSTNSKIVGTLGYIAPENAYSVRLTEKSDVYSYGVLLLELFCRKMPVDPSFEEGLDIVFWVRKNLQRSNNFLCFLDEEISLWDVEEQWKALKIVDLALQCAQLEASTRPAMRDVVRSLVELNHRCKVKK